GAAGGACAGATTTACCACACCCAGATGGACCTATAATGACGAACGCCTCTCCTTCTTCTACCCTGAAAGATATACCTTTTAGAACATCCTTCCCTCCAAGGCTTTTCCAGAGAGAGTCAACGATTATCATATCATCTTAAGCGAGAATACCAGAACCGATAGAAAATAGTTAAAGATAAGCACAAGCATATTGGATATAACGACTGCAGCAGTCGTTATCTTCCCCACACCTCTGGCACCTCCAGAAGCAATCATACCGGCATAACAGCTCACCAAAGCTATTATCCCTCCAAAGACGCTCGCTTTTATCAGCCCACCGATTACATCCATGGGTTCCATAAGCTCGCTGATCGAGGATTTATAAACCAAAGCATTTATATCCCTGCTCATGACGATGAGAAAACCTCCCACTATACCGACGAAATCGCTGAAAATAGTCAAGACGGGAAGCATTATAACGCAAGCTAAGAACCTCGGAACCACAAGATATCTAATTGGATCTACAGCCATGACCTCCAGAGCATCTATCTGCTCAGTAACCTTCATCGTGCCTATTTCTGCAGCAAAAGATGCTCCAACTCTCCCCGCAACTATGAGAGCAGTCATGACCGGAGCAATCTCTCTGGTTACGGATAATCCCATCACTCCTCCAATTAAGCTTTCCGCTCCAAAACGAATAAACTGGTCTACAAGCTGAATTGCCATTACCATACCTGTAAAGGCAAAGGTCACGGTTATAAGAGGAAGAGAGTCCACACCAACGCGAGACATCTGCTCCTTTAAGGAGTCAGCTTCCCAATATCCTCTCAAAATCCATTTAAATACCCTTAGAAGGAGAAAAGTAGCCCTTGCAATATGCTTAAAGACCGCGGTTATTTAACGCTAACCTCCTTCTCTATATACCCTTCCACATAAAAGTCGGTATTGAAAACAATCTTTGCTTCTCTCTCCTTCTTACCTTTCTTAGATTTGCTCGGTCCCTCTTCCATCGGAACCACCTCAACAATAACCTGATTGTTGGTCTCCGTCTTCTTAAAGTCATCAAGTAGCTCCTTAAGGCTCTTATAGGTCTTGGGCTCTTCCTGCCCTTTATTGCCCTTACCTCCCGGACATATACCTCCACCCCGGGCTATAAGAAGAGCTCTACCTCCGGGGAACGTCTTAGGCACCCTGACCTTGACTCTCTTCTCTACAGGACTTCCCCTATGCGGTAAAAGAGTAAGCGTAACGGAAAGTTCCTTACCCCTCTCTATCTCTTTACTCACCGGCTTTAATCCTTTTATCCAGAGAATCCTCGGGAAGGATGTAAAATCAGCTTCCACTGTGATGCCAATCGGAAAGACATCTTCAAACTCGTTATCCAAAACGGTGAAAAGGGCCTCTTTGAAGGCATCGAACGCTTCCTTGGAAGCATCCTTCTCACTATAGAAATAGTTCGTTCTATCAAGCGGATAGGGCATGTTTTTACCCCTGATCATATAGTGAAGCTTAACCGTACCCTCTCCTACCTTCCCCCAACCAAGATCAAAGGTACTTAAGAAAACTACCTTAAGAAGCTTTTCAAGTATGCCATCATCATATACGACCCTAACGAAAGACCTCCTTTCCCTACCATCATCTAAACTTCTCACGACAAAGCTAATTGGAATGCTTAAGGGATAGTGCTTTATAAACCCACCTATCGCCTCAACCCTGTCTTGGCTCACCATACCTATTATCTCACCAGGACTACCAAGCTTAAAGGGAAAATCTATACTCGATATACATTCATGTATATAAGCAGTCGTTAAAAAATAGTTAACGCTACCGCGAAGCAAGAACGGATGAGCAAAAGCAAGAAACCTGTCACCATCTATATAACTTAAGGTCCCTATAGCACCTATGCTTATATCCCCGCACGAAAGTAAAGCCCCTATGGCTGATCCGGGCTCAAGTTTTACTCTTTTAGCAAGCTTTATGCCACCAGGCGAGGGAAAGCTCATAACTCTCACTCCGTATTCGCTAAAATCGGTTCTTAAAACGGATAAACCTCTGGGGCTTAACCCCGAAGCAAACATAACTGTCTTCTTTTTCTTCTCCTTCACCTCTTTAAGAACAACCTTATATTTAGGAGGCAAAATTCTGTGCCTCCATTTCCAAACCCTGAGCATTTCTTCTATAGGGGTAACGAGTCCCAGATGATGATCGCTCATCCTCCAGCCATAACCTATAGCACCTGCTATCTTTCCCCTTATGTAAAGCGGGCTTCCACTCATACCCGCAGCTATGCCCCCGATTCTCTCTATCAGAGGACCATACGCCCTAACGAGAATGAAATGACGATCCCCTTTCGAGGACTTTATCACGCTTATAACCCTCACAGGAAAGCTCTCTATCCTCGTTCCCTTAAAGACCGTTTTAACATATCCAACCATGCCCGGCTTAATATCCTTAAGAGGCATGATCTCAGCAGAGAGAACCGGAGTAGAAATTCCAACGAGAAGGAAGATAAAAGCTACTACACTCACACGCTTTAAAAACACGAATAAGCACCTCCTTATTTCTTTTAAAAGTCTCAAGAAAAAGTATATCCATAGAGCTTATAAAAAACAAGTGTGATATAATCTTTCATATAGGGAAAGGAGGTGATAGAAGTGGAGAAGATAATGCATATATCTGGAGTGCTTATGGACGCAACAGAGGGAGGATTCTTCGTACTGCTCGAGGAAATAGAAGGAGAGAGAGCTCTCTTAATAGGCATAGGCCCTATGGAGGCAAGATCCATTTGGGATGCTCTAAATGGAAACTTTTTCTTCCGCCCCCTCACACACGATCTTATAAGAAACATGCTTGAATCATTAAAGATAACGTTGGAGAAAATAGTAGTAACGAAACTCGAAAACAATGTATTTTACGCAAATCTCTATCTCATCAAGGAAAGCGGAGAAAAGATAGTAATGGATTCGCGTCCAAGCGACGCCATAGCCATAGCCCTGCGTACTAAGAGCCCTATCTATGTGAGAGAGGAAGTTTTAGCGGAAGCGGGCGTCCCCAAAGAAAACGTAAAAAGCCTACTTTCAAAGGAAGAAGGCGAAGAAAAAAGAATCATAAATTAAAGGTTCAGCATCATAAGAGTAAAAACCTCGGCATCCCTGAGCATGTTATCTATCCTGCAGTACTCGTTGGGTTGTGTTGCCCTGTTTTCCCGTGTGCTCCATACAACGGTATCTATTCCCTCTTTTCGCAGGAAAGTAGCGAGAGTGGTCCAGCTTATTCCCCCTATGCGGGGTTCTCCCCCAATAGCCTCCTTAAGGCACTTTCTCAATAATTCAACGCCGTGATTTCCTTCTCCTGAGAAGGCGGGAGCCTCGCTCTTATTAACAATCTCTATCTCGACTCCCGCGTTAAACTCCTGAGCTATCTCGAAAGCTTTTCCCTTTATGAAGCTGAAAACCTCATCGATGTTTATCTCAGGCACTATCCTGCAATCAAAATAGAAGATGTCCTTCGCCGGAATCGTGTTTATATTATCCACATTCTTCTCTCTCATAGTAGGCTCAAAGGTAGAGTGAGGTGGAACGAAGAGATCGCTCTTTTGGGGAAACTTAGCATAAAGTTCCTCATAAAGCGAGATTATCATCTTGGAAGCAACGAGATTAGCATTAAGCCCTTCGTGGGGAACGCTCGCATGCGTTTGCAAGCCACTTACGGTAAACTTCAACCATAGCATGCTCTTCTCAGCAACCTCTATAAATAATCCATCTGGCTCTCCCGCATCTGGCACCAAAACTATATCGTTCTTCTTAAAAACGCCTTTCTTTATGAGGTGAAGCATTCCATAGCTACTTCCAGTTTCCTCATCCGAAACGAAAGCTAACGAAACGTTTATTGATGGTTTTATGCCCTCCTTAACGAGAAAGGAAAAAGCATAAAGGGACGCAACTATATCCTGTCCACAGTCCTCGGTTCCCCTTCCATAGACTTTATCCCCTTTAACAACCGGCTTAAAGGGCTCGGTTTCCCACAACCTAAGGTCTCCAGGAGCAACGACATCAAGATGCGTTACAATCCAGAAGGTTCTCGATTTATCCTCCCCTTCCAAAGTTATAACAAGATTGGGACGCGCACCATCACTAACCCTCCAGTCGGGACAATCATACCATCGAGGCAAAGGTAGACGAAGCTCCTTAGCCTTTCGCACAAGCATCTTCGCCTTTTTCATCTCACCATCTCCGCCTGACTCGGGAGCAAGAGCGGGAACGGAAACGAGATCGCCCAAGGTTTTAACCATATTATCGCGCTTTTCCATTAGATAAGATCTTATCCTCTCACGCATATTCTCTTCCCTTCCCCCTTAAAATCGTTTCTAATAAACGAATAGCAGTAGAAAGCGGTTCTATTATGGGAACGCCCAGCTTCTCACCAAGCGCCTCAGAGAACTTTCTCCACGCAGGATACCCAAGAACTATGGCCCGAGCTCCATCCTCCTCTATTGCCTTCCTGGATTCGATAAGGAGAGCGGAAAAAAGATCACAGCCTACAGGCTTTACCACTCTCACCGAAGCTAAAGAGGGAGCGAGCCCCTTTTCAAGAACCCTCCTGTGAAGAAGCTCCGTTAAATACTGATTAGGAGCAAGAATAGTAAACTTTCTTCCATGAAGCGATCCGCTTATTATCGATGCATCTCCAAGCCCTATAACCGGAACACCGAGCTTCCTCGGCGGATCAATCTCGAAGCAGCTCACAACGATGGCATCATAGAGCTTAGATAGAGCTTTAACCGCATTCAAGATCCTCGCACCAACCTGAGCGAGACTATAGGCATCTTCCACAACGGACGGAACCTCAGAAATAGACTTTATCTCTATGCTTATAGCAGAGCATTCCTCATCCACGCCCTCCAAGTTGAGACCAGCAGGTGCTATCAAAAGAACCCTTCTTTTCACCCCTGCTTCACCTCCACCCAACAAAGAATACCACCTACCTGTAAAAAAGACAAGCCCCATATTTGCCAAAATCTTATATCTATGATACACTTTTTGATAGCTCCTCTAACTAAGGGAGGTAGGTTAAGGATGGGATGGATAGTTCTCATAGCTCTCCTTATTATAGCAGGAGTATTTATCATACTATATAACAGATTGATCGTTCTTAAAAACAGAGTTGACAACGCATGGGCACAGATAGAAGTTCAACTTAAAAGAAGAGCGGATTTAATACCAAACCTCGTTGAAACCGTGAAGGGATACGCTTCTCACGAAAAGGAAGTGTTTGAAAACGTCACCAAGGCAAGAAGCGCCATACTAAGCGCAAAAACTCCAAAGGAATATGCACAGGCGGAAGGCGAGCTAACAAGCGCTTTAAAAACGCTTTTTGCCGTAGCAGAAGCTTATCCGGAGCTTAAAGCCAACGCAAATTTCCAGGAACTTCAAAAACAGCTCGAGGAAACGGAAAACAAAATCGCATATGCAAGGCAATTTTACAACGATACGGTTTTAATGTACAATAACGCTATAGAAACCTTTCCCGGTGTTTTATTCGCAAGGTTATTTAACCTCCAAAGAAAGGAGTTCTTCGAGATTGAAGAGGCAGAAAGAGGTGCTCCAAAGGTATCGTTCTAAGATATTACTGACAGCACTTGTAGCTATTCTTCCCTTCTTCCTATTCTCTCCAATTGCTCACGCTAAAAGCTATTATATAAAAGACGCCCTCATAGCTTTCGATATATCTCACAATGGAAAGATAAAGGTGAGAGAGGAGATTACTTACAGCCTCTCTGGGAAATTCCACTATCTGAAAAGAATAATACCCCTGCGAGGGCTTCATGTGGAAAACGTCCAGGTTAGCGTCAAAGGAGCAGCAGCAAAAATCCAGAGAGAGATTTTTCAGGGAAGAGGTGTGCGAATCATAGCATATATAAGCGATGATCCAAATAACATTTACAGTGGTGTTTTAAACAAAGATGTAACTCTAATAACTTCATATGAACTAAGCGGAGCAGTGAAACTTTTTAAGGATATTGCGGAATTTTTCCCGAAATTTTGGGGAGAAGGTTGGCCAAAGCCGGTTAAAACGCTGATAGCTCAGGTGTCCTTTCCAGCGAAAGAGCTTGAGATTACATATTGGGTTCATCCCAAGGATTTCCTTAAAAGCGTAAAAATGAGCGAGGGGAAAATTATACTGAGGTTTGAGAATATCCCTCCTCACCAGTTTATAGAAGCGAGATTTATAGTACCCAAGACGCTCTTTGACAAGAATGCCAAGTTCGCAAAGAAATTTGGGTACCCCGCTTTAGCAAAGATAAAAGATATAGAAAGAACATACAAGATAAGAGAGCTCCTTATAAGATACTTCTCGATCCTCATTCTCGTCTCAGCTTTTCTCATTCCTCTCTTTATATACTTTAAATGGGGGAGAGAACCTAAGGTATCTTATCACGCACCCTATGAGCATGAACCTCCGTACCCTGAACCTCCCTCCTTCGTGAATGCGATAATGATGGGCAAAATAGGCGTTCCAACGCTCGAGGGATTCGTCGCAAGCGTGCTTGAGCTCATAAGAAAGGGTTTCATCAAAATGGAAACACGGGGCAAAAACGACATCATTATAAAACTTAATGATGTCTCATCAAAAGGCAAGCTTAACAGACCAGAAGAAGAGATCTTAAAGTTCCTGAGAGAATACTTAAATAAAGGAGAAAGAAGCTGGAAGGAACTGACCAAAATCTGGAAGGGAAGCGCAAGTTTCAGAGAATTTTTCGATGAATGGAAGGGAATCGTAAGCTGGGAACTTAAGCCTGAGCGATTCTTTACCGACACGGGAAGCAGGTTAATGAAAGCTTATGGAATCATCGCTCTCATGGCAGGCATAATATCTATAGTCATGATCCTTTTCGGAGTCAACAGAATGTTTCACCCCACTGCTTGGAACCTTATGATCGTTTGCTTAGGGGGCTTATCCTTAAGCGGATTGATATCTCTACTTCTTCCTGAACAGGTGGGAGGAAGATGGACAAGCTTCGGAAGAAGCTACTACATGAAATGGAAAGCATTCAAAAGATTTTTGAGTGATTTCAGCCTACTAAAGCTTCATCCACCATCATCAATAGCCATATGGGACAAGTATCTGGTATATGCAACCGCTCTCGGTGTTGCTGAAAAGACATGGAAAGCTATGAAAGTATTGGTTCCAAAAACGGTAGCAACCGAGAGCTCCTTCTATCCGATGTGGGGCTTCTATCCCTTCTGGATCGGTAGCTTTTACCATCCATTAAGAGAGGCCTATGCATATAAGCCTGAGGGCGGGGGTGAAGACATATTCTCAGGATTTATCGGGGGAGACGGAGGAATTGGAGGCATCGGAGGAGGCTTCGGAGGAGGGGGAGGAGAAGCTGGCTGATTCCTCATAAACTACTATTTTACCTTTTCCGCTTCTCTTGGCTTCATAAAGAGCCGCATCTGCGGCAAGTATTAACCCCTCTTCCGTCATACCCGGTTTATATTCAGCTATACCCACGCTTAACCCTACCACCTCAAACTCATACATCTCAAACTCCTTAAGCACCCTTTGAGCAACCCTGACCGCCTGCTCTACGGAAACGGAGGTTAAGAGCACGATAAACTCATCTCCACCATATCTAAACGCATAATCCATTCCCTTCCTGATATTTCTCGAAAGGAGCTGACCAAAGAGCCTGAGTAGACGGTCTCCCGCAAGATGCCCAAAGGCATCATTATAAAGCTTAAAATTATCAAGATCCAATATCATCAAAACGAGTTTAGTTCCTTGCCGCTGAGCCCTCGCTATCTCCTCAGAAAGCCTTTGATAGAAAAACCTCCTATTATAAAGTCCAGTGAGATCATCGGTGATAGCGAGTTCCTCAAGCCTCTCATAAAGCGATATATTCTCTACGCCTATGGCGGTTATATCAGCCGCCGCCTTTAAAGCTGCCCTATCTTCCTCAGAAAAGGCATTGACCTTTTCGCTCCCCAAGAAAAGAACTCCCTCTATTCCACCTCTTACTTTGAGCGGAAGTATAAGCTCACTTAAGGCATCTACACCAAACATTCTACTTAAGCTCCTCATACCGCGCGTATCGGGAAGATAGAACACCTCACCCGAGTCTATAACGCGAGACAAGCCCCTCTCTGAAAGAAGAAGATCTTTAACCTCCTTTTTAGCTCCTATAACTCCCTCTATTCTAAGAACCCGCCACTTCTCATCCATCGAGGCAATGAAAACGAGAAGCACGGGAAAGTAAGCATATATAAGATCAAGCACTTCTCTTATAAAGTTGCTTTTGCTCTTCCTCATGGCAACCAACCTGCTGAGCTCAAAGAGCATGTGTTCCTCCCATATCTTTCTCTCCAATCTCCT
The sequence above is drawn from the Synergistota bacterium genome and encodes:
- a CDS encoding ABC transporter permease — protein: MTAVFKHIARATFLLLRVFKWILRGYWEADSLKEQMSRVGVDSLPLITVTFAFTGMVMAIQLVDQFIRFGAESLIGGVMGLSVTREIAPVMTALIVAGRVGASFAAEIGTMKVTEQIDALEVMAVDPIRYLVVPRFLACVIMLPVLTIFSDFVGIVGGFLIVMSRDINALVYKSSISELMEPMDVIGGLIKASVFGGIIALVSCYAGMIASGGARGVGKITTAAVVISNMLVLIFNYFLSVLVFSLKMI
- a CDS encoding bifunctional nuclease family protein, coding for MEKIMHISGVLMDATEGGFFVLLEEIEGERALLIGIGPMEARSIWDALNGNFFFRPLTHDLIRNMLESLKITLEKIVVTKLENNVFYANLYLIKESGEKIVMDSRPSDAIAIALRTKSPIYVREEVLAEAGVPKENVKSLLSKEEGEEKRIIN
- a CDS encoding M20 family metallo-hydrolase, which encodes MRERIRSYLMEKRDNMVKTLGDLVSVPALAPESGGDGEMKKAKMLVRKAKELRLPLPRWYDCPDWRVSDGARPNLVITLEGEDKSRTFWIVTHLDVVAPGDLRLWETEPFKPVVKGDKVYGRGTEDCGQDIVASLYAFSFLVKEGIKPSINVSLAFVSDEETGSSYGMLHLIKKGVFKKNDIVLVPDAGEPDGLFIEVAEKSMLWLKFTVSGLQTHASVPHEGLNANLVASKMIISLYEELYAKFPQKSDLFVPPHSTFEPTMREKNVDNINTIPAKDIFYFDCRIVPEINIDEVFSFIKGKAFEIAQEFNAGVEIEIVNKSEAPAFSGEGNHGVELLRKCLKEAIGGEPRIGGISWTTLATFLRKEGIDTVVWSTRENRATQPNEYCRIDNMLRDAEVFTLMMLNL
- a CDS encoding LemA family protein, coding for MGWIVLIALLIIAGVFIILYNRLIVLKNRVDNAWAQIEVQLKRRADLIPNLVETVKGYASHEKEVFENVTKARSAILSAKTPKEYAQAEGELTSALKTLFAVAEAYPELKANANFQELQKQLEETENKIAYARQFYNDTVLMYNNAIETFPGVLFARLFNLQRKEFFEIEEAERGAPKVSF
- a CDS encoding DUF2207 domain-containing protein encodes the protein MKRQKEVLQRYRSKILLTALVAILPFFLFSPIAHAKSYYIKDALIAFDISHNGKIKVREEITYSLSGKFHYLKRIIPLRGLHVENVQVSVKGAAAKIQREIFQGRGVRIIAYISDDPNNIYSGVLNKDVTLITSYELSGAVKLFKDIAEFFPKFWGEGWPKPVKTLIAQVSFPAKELEITYWVHPKDFLKSVKMSEGKIILRFENIPPHQFIEARFIVPKTLFDKNAKFAKKFGYPALAKIKDIERTYKIRELLIRYFSILILVSAFLIPLFIYFKWGREPKVSYHAPYEHEPPYPEPPSFVNAIMMGKIGVPTLEGFVASVLELIRKGFIKMETRGKNDIIIKLNDVSSKGKLNRPEEEILKFLREYLNKGERSWKELTKIWKGSASFREFFDEWKGIVSWELKPERFFTDTGSRLMKAYGIIALMAGIISIVMILFGVNRMFHPTAWNLMIVCLGGLSLSGLISLLLPEQVGGRWTSFGRSYYMKWKAFKRFLSDFSLLKLHPPSSIAIWDKYLVYATALGVAEKTWKAMKVLVPKTVATESSFYPMWGFYPFWIGSFYHPLREAYAYKPEGGGEDIFSGFIGGDGGIGGIGGGFGGGGGEAG
- a CDS encoding sensor domain-containing diguanylate cyclase, whose amino-acid sequence is GRLGESESGPVTQEFEYKGRTFEVTCMLIRNEDGEIEGTVSVIRDITDNKKFEARLWQLARRLERKIWEEHMLFELSRLVAMRKSKSNFIREVLDLIYAYFPVLLVFIASMDEKWRVLRIEGVIGAKKEVKDLLLSERGLSRVIDSGEVFYLPDTRGMRSLSRMFGVDALSELILPLKVRGGIEGVLFLGSEKVNAFSEEDRAALKAAADITAIGVENISLYERLEELAITDDLTGLYNRRFFYQRLSEEIARAQRQGTKLVLMILDLDNFKLYNDAFGHLAGDRLLRLFGQLLSRNIRKGMDYAFRYGGDEFIVLLTSVSVEQAVRVAQRVLKEFEMYEFEVVGLSVGIAEYKPGMTEEGLILAADAALYEAKRSGKGKIVVYEESASFSSPSSEASSDASNSSVSPDKS